In Rutidosis leptorrhynchoides isolate AG116_Rl617_1_P2 chromosome 6, CSIRO_AGI_Rlap_v1, whole genome shotgun sequence, the DNA window ACTCCCTCAAAAGTTTACCAACCAGGTACTTcccgagtagcgatttttgcaaccttgataaagttgaaaatatatttttgacCTCTAAAGTCAATATCGGATATAATCCACTTAACAAAACAATAGCGCCTATTTACCTTCAACTCGTTGATTTTAACAAGTAAATCTTGAGAGGAAACCTTAAGTTTAGATTCCTCGTTTCTCAAGTGCCTGACCATTCGGATAGCATCTGCCAATATAACAGTCTTATCCGTCTTGCTTGACCTTCCAGGGTCCAATATTTCATTCAATTCTTGAAACCTttttaataataaagagtcaaattcAAAACATAAATTACAAATTCACATGGGGTGTGAGCATGATAAGCATATAAAACAGGTGGAGGAACTAGATAGCATACCTCTCGTTCAATTTATCCCTCCTCTTCTTCTCTCGACATGCTTTTGAATCAGAGCACGACCCGGGATTTGACCTGAAAATAAATTGCCAAGTTTAATGATGTACAGGAGAAAAAAAAGGCGGAAAGACGAAAAGAATCTCTCTACCTCTTTCGGGATTCATCCTCCTTGGGAGCGTTTGGTATTCCATGTAGATCTGCAATTCCTTTGCTGCAAAAAGTAAAATGAAATGCATATAATCTTCTTTTGTGATAAAAACAAAAAGTTTGTCACAGTCAAGACTCAAGACTTGATCAACCGGAACCTTATAGTTACTGCATTTAAGAAGGATGTATCTGTTTTGTTTTCAGAGTTAATATTGCTACTTCAAGTATCAAATACACACCGGCTAAACATTTGATAAAGTTCAGTGATTTTACATCTAGTCTACATATGTTCTTGCTAGCACATTTAATTGGTTTCTCCAAACATGATTATTGTGGTCCCATAATCAGGATCAGAACCAAATTCGTCAAACACTACAACACTGATTATACTTTCCAGCAGCAATGGTGTCTTTTATTTGTTACCTAAAATTCTTTCTATAGTAAAACAAACTTGGGGCAGTCAATAGTAATTACTAAATGAAATAAAAAGCTATGTTTCAATATGAGGTCGCTGTGTTTCTATACGGGGTCGTTAAAATGGACGCGTTTAATGTCGTTATTGGACCTCTTAGGAGGTGGGTTAGCTTAGAGAAACGAGGTTGTGCGTATTAGATTATGAGCATCATAAGTTGTTTACAATAATCAACTTCAACTAGGCTTCTTAAAATAGTTAACTGACCACCAGGGCCATTGACCCAGCGCCATCGAAGTGCTCCCTTAACCATGACATTATGGGTTCAAGTCTAATTCAAGTCTAATGGTAGACAATATGTATCTATTCGTGTAAAATTCAGGTTGTTGTGTGTGAATTACCATTTTACAGTATCAGTTAATTAACCTCAATTAAGCTATTATGGTGTAAGCTGTTTGCCAATGCTTATTATAGTCAGATGAtgcaaaaaaaaaacatttttataaCAATTATATAACTCTTTACCCATTTCTCCAAAACTTGTTACTTTTACCATAAACATTCATACCATCAAATACATAATTCTGTTAAACAAGATTGCTTCTTTATTTGTTCTTATCCATTTTGAAGTTAAACACTATTCCAATTGCCTCAAAAAAGTCAGAGTTTGACCTTGAAATTACTTGaaaaattttataattaatagtattacttGAAAAAAGATTCAAAAGAATAATGAAAGCATTTTATTTGAAAATTAAATCCAAAACATCTATGTATGAATGAATGAAATTACTTTTAAATTGAtacagtaataaataaataaaactcaaCTACAGAACAGAAACCctacaatttataataatgaaaACGAATCGATATTAAACAATGCGGGAATCAATTATAATTAAATCAATTCCTTCCTTAAAAGAATTGAATAAACTGACCTAAGATTAGTTGAACCGGGGAATGGATTAGTTGAACCGGACCACTGAAAATCTGGTTCAAAAGAAGGAAGTTCACCACCAGGAACCGGAAACTGATCGATCAAactgaaatcaaaataacaattgGAATTATCATCTTCCTCGGGAGCAGCCATCAATCAAATCGCCGAAATTTCAGTATTCCGGCAAGAAATAGCCGTAGAAATCGGAAACAATTTTGTGTGTTTTGCGTTAAAAAAACGTTACAATTATCAAATAATCAAAAAAGTAAAaggatatttgtattcgtattatcGTTATATTCTATTCTATGGGTTTGAAAGGACAAATGCGTGATGCGTCTACTAATTATGACTTTTATTTACGgtgatcatatatatatacacaaccaaATATGCACAACCAAATATGACTTTTATTTACGGTGATCAtatatacacaaccaatttttacaaatatacAATCAAATATGCTTTACTGTACAGTATAATACTGTAAAACATGTTTGGTTATGcatttgtaaaaattggttgtgtatataTGATCACCCTATCGTAACAGCATGCACGTTGTAACAGTCCGCACGtggagatattaaattaaaagatTAGTTAAATGGTAGTAGTTACGAGTACATTTTATACATTATATGTTTTTAggttgaaaaaataaaaaatgacAACCCTAAAGGTTGTCATTAAGATATTTGAACATGCTAATTTTGTTTGTACAATCAATATAACCACCCATTTTCTGGAAATAACCACCACCAAGTCAACAAATATACAAGAACTTTATGCATCAATTTTCTCTTAAagacaacccttagggttgtcattagaaAATTTCTTATTTGTTTGACGTTGTAACGAAATGAAGGAAAGTGATAATTTTATAACTGTTGGACTTTTCTTCAACTTTTTCacaattttatatcgaaaaattgaGAGAGAATTATCTTTTTTACGGTTGAATACATTGAATCTACTGAAATGTGGacatttaaaattaaatataaaataaatataaattgaaTAGAATTATTAGGTCGGCCTCGGCTATGTTTGGCATAGAGTTTTTAAAAGTTTTTATGTagcttttattttttataaaaaacttatatttaataaAAAGTTCCATTTGATTAAAACAACTTAAAGCTTTTAAACAGGGAAAAAATGATAAAAGTTAAAAGTTACTAGTACTAACGTTTAACTTTTATCTTTTTGTCATTTTACCCGTTATTTAACAGATATAGCTATTTCTATCAAAAATCATGAATTAATTAGTAACTATCATTTGGAAATAGAATTCATAAAATTCGTAGTTGAGTGGGTTTCGTATATTTTTGGGAAAAAAGAAATTTTGTAGATTGGTATTGGTGGGTGCCGGTTGTTCGTCGTAGCTTTACACGTTACTATAAGATCTTATATTTACAGAATGAATCCTTTAAGTTTGACTTTGTTGCATTTCTAACCCATTCTCGTTAGTTTTTTCACAGAATATACTCATACTAAAGTTGAGAATTGAGCAACTCGAGTTACCGGATGATTTTGAGTTTTCAATGTTGTTCGAAAAAATATGTTTCAGCATATCACTATATATTTTAGATACCATATTCATGTTTTCTAGAATTAGTCACATTGTATATGTTTTTTTTATTTGCGAGGAAACCCCCTATAaatgagcacattggctccccatagAGAATTCCATCCCCACGCTCCTCAACCACCCTCCACCACCCTCCTCAGCCACCCTCTACCACCCTAAACCACCCTCCACCATCTCTTTTCATACACCAATCTTGACCAaaattctttttatttctttttattcttCTCTCCTTTTAGAACTTTGTTTCTCAAAACAATCACCTTCTGATCAAAACATAAACTTGTCCGTTCATCTTCTTCCATGGACAACCAACCCACCATCTTCTCCGGCCAGCCCTCTGGCCAAAGATGATGTAACCCTTATATCAGAACCAAATGTCTCCTCGAGTTCAATGTCGAGTGATTGTCGTGTTACATCGTTTTTGATTTTCAATTTCCCGGAGTCGTGGTCTCGTGATGATTGTCGGAGAGTATTCGGGAATTATGGGACTCTAAATGACGTGTACTTTGCTCGGAAGAGATTGTCGAGCTGCCAACGCTTCGGGTATGTCCGATTTGTTGGCGTTTCTAACATCGATTCCTTCGCGAGAGATTTAAACAACATTCAAGTCAACGGTAGGTggattctgtgacgacccggaaattttcgaccaaatttaaacttaatctttatataagttcgacacgataagcaaagtctgtaatgttgaagtctcaaaaactttgaattgtgtacatgtatacatttgacctttgaccattctcgacgattcacgaacaattgtttgtaaataactaaatgaatataaatgtgtatatgtatatgtatatatataaacaaaagtatatataataatttgaattagtaTAATATCAATTAAATATTTGAATTAAATAGATAGTGCAATGTagaaaataaataagatgttattaaataaatatataaatatatatatatatatatatatatatatatatatatatatatatatatatatatatatatatatatatatatatatatatatatatatatatatatatatatatatataattgataaatagtaaatatccaagatatgttattgtataatatataattagtaaagatGATTAACAAGTTGTAATAATACAGTATTAAATGTAGTtgttaaagtagtattattattactttcattaacattgatattaatatttgtatcattactattattataagtaataatattatttatcaattattattactaactactttattagtatttatacttaaatatcaatttaatacataaatatagaaatataaatgcaaatatatatacagatatattaaaataattatatatatcctgatatatatacagatacataatattatataaatctgtatatttataataataatataattgttaattAAATTAGGTTAATTATATTACGATAATATCTAAACAGAATCACAAATTAGTTTCATATCTTAATTGAACTGTATTAAATCTTGTTTCTGTCCTCAATACAAATCAAAATTTGGTTAGACATCAAAATCAGTCGTACCATTTTGTTAAAGTTTTCTATCAGGTTCAATTTTTTATATTCTTTCTTCTTTTGTTTTTGTCTTCCTGTCCACCCACGATAATTGAGGTTAATTATATCTTCACTATAAAACAATCAGCTAAATCATAATAATATCAAACAATCGTCCTCCAATATGATCACTTATAAATTTTAATGATTTAAATAgaaaaaaatacagaaaaataaagttaTTATCTCTGTTCTTGAACTCAAAGTTACATAGCTCGAATTCGAATTCATTTTTAAAAAGTGATAATGCAAAGTTGTTAGCAATCTTCTactcaaacttcctgtaaaattaTAGCCTTCAATTTCAAGTATCGAATCCAAATTTACGACTCAAAGTTCTAACCTCAAAAGTCAAACGATTTTAAAGTATTCAAATTCATGAGCTATGTTTTGATTCAGGCCAAAAGAATGATTTTTGAGTAATCCCATGTTGATAAGAAAGACATTTCATGAAGATATCAAGTCCCAAAACATcctaatttttgaaatttaatttttgggtttatttttttttttactaatacagCTACTGttgctgttttaattttttttttttttaacccttCATGTCTGATAATCCAAATCACCCACAACCGGTATTTATGCTTCGATTAAAACACCTAAAATCTGTTAGCTCGTTGTTGTATCGATTGGGGAATTTTTCTGTTTTGTTGAACtgaaatcaaggaggaagaagaaaCAGTACAtgggttatataaaatatattacggGGGATAAATCAGAAAAATGAAGTTGGATGGATGGATAGGAGTGTTTTCGGGtagcgggaggtcgcgagttcgagtcccgtcttgggctttTCTTTTTGGTGGAAGTTTTAAgagggtatatatatttttttatttccatttccattattattattattattattattattattattattattattattattgttattgttattattattaatatttgttgtagttatgttaatataaataatatgattaatgttattatcattttttttagatATATTACTAGATAATATCATTgagtaacattagtattattaatattaattattactattattattattattattactattattattattattattattattaatattgatataagtattattattattatgattatgattattataattagtggtattatgaaaataaaacaagttattattagtgttattatcaattttaatgaacataagtattattactaatattatcattgatattataaatatgattatgattattagtattatcatcattaatattaatattaagattattattattattaccactaatatgattatcattaatattactattatgtaaCTACTAAAAtctttatcataactatcattaacagtaaaattaatacttttatatagttattatcattaatatcattattagtattatcactaatagaaatattaacattattacctctattaaaaaaaaaacttaagtattaaaattattataattttaccatatttaatattattttagtattattataattactatttttcaaacaaatgatatatataaatatatatatatttaatacatataacataataaaatttatatttttatatacaaaatgaaaatatgaagacatatacatattattaatatatatatgacataactaataaattcatatatatatacaatggttcgattacaaatatgtgtattaatatatacaaatgatataggttcgtgaatccgatgccaaccctgcattgttcaatatagtcatatgtatttttgctacaaaatacattaggtgagttcatttgctcccttttactctttatatttttgggactgagaatgcatgcgctatttttataactgttttattaaatgcttttgaaatatattttgaactgcgaatacatgaaatacttttataaatatttgacgagatagacacaagtaaaacattcctcgaatgaattatgtggacgtgataattgccaccattgaattatgtgaacgtgataattgtcacaattgatatgaatatttttcccctgattattattgcttggtaacctaagaattagggaacatcactaattttgagaattagtgcacgcctaattgacgcgaatcctaaaggtagctaccgggtttaacacccccacccagaatgttcactagacggaagggctagtgggcgtggtgtttagtacttcgaagtttatatgattattatacagacgagatgttctattttggggatattattatgcgcattatatgttaaggtcggttaccaagccaagctatgaaagcaatgaaaagtgaatgttatgtatcgagagaatgattttatacacaggttatgtgtatgttatttttgtgcacgagatatgtgtacggttactaagatttatgaaagatgattttgtacaagagaaaggtgtactgtatttaaaagatatctcatgtacattacaggtaggtatagaattcgggcccatttgtaccatgcagcatttaaatcttgtggtctatcaaaatgatgaattttattgttttatgataaactaatgaactcaccaaccttttggttgacactttaaagcatgtttattctcaggtatgaaagaaatcttccgctgtgcatttgctcataatagagatattacttggagtcattcatgacatatttcaaaagacgttgcattcgagtcgtttagttcatcaagattattattaagtcaattatagttggatatattatgaaatggtatgcatgccgtcaactttcgatgtaatgaaagtttgtcttttaaaaacgaatgcaatgtttgtaaaatgtatcatatagaggtcaagtacctcgcgatgtaatcaactattgtgaatcgtttataatgtatatgaacgggtcctttcagtttttggttgacactttaaagcatgtttatattctcaggtatgaaagaaatcttctgctgtgcatttgctcataataaagatattacttggagtcattcatgatatatttcaaaatacgttgcattcgagtcttttagttcatcaagattattattaagtcaattatagttggatatattatgaaatggtatgcatgccgtcaactttcgatgtaatgaaagtttgtcttttaaaaacaaatgcaatgtttgtaaaatgtatcatatagaggtcaagtacctcgcgatgtaatcaactattgtgaatcgtttataatgtatatgaacgcgtCCTTTCAGATTCGTGCCTACAAGGCAATCGAGAGAGATATATCCAGACAGAATAAAGGCAGTGCTTCAAACCCGATTTCTGAAGGTTTTAGTCATACTCCTTTTCCTAATCCAAACGTCGATGACTATAAAGAATTTCCACATGCCCCTTGGAGTCGTGTTTCAGCTAATACGTCAATACCATTCAGTTGGGAAGGTAAATACTTCGCTGACTCTCTTGTTGGGGGTAATAAATCAAATCGTATCGAGATAAAAGTCGGTGGTAAATGGATTGATTTTGATCTTCCGGAATCGGTGAGCAACCATAACCTTGTTTTTAGTTTTAACAAGAATCGGATTTCATGGGCTTTGGTCAAAGTAAACAAGTCCCGGTTCGAAGATGTTGGCGGCGGGTTTAAATCAGAGACGGCCAAGGGGTCTGAGCTGGGTGATAATGATCCGTCATTGGGTCTAATTTCTTCTTGTAATGTAACGGTTAATGAGGGCGAGCTTTGTGAAGATGATAAGAATGTTTTG includes these proteins:
- the LOC139852622 gene encoding transcription factor ILR3-like, translating into MAAPEEDDNSNCYFDFSLIDQFPVPGGELPSFEPDFQWSGSTNPFPGSTNLSKGIADLHGIPNAPKEDESRKRSNPGSCSDSKACREKKRRDKLNERFQELNEILDPGRSSKTDKTVILADAIRMVRHLRNEESKLKVSSQDLLVKINELKVEKNELRDEKLKLKADKESLEQQLKAAACFSPPAAFYPPAHPMIPVPVPGPTPVGGNKFMPFMGYQGVPMWQFASPNAVDISKDHVHRSPLA